DNA sequence from the Bradyrhizobium sp. CIAT3101 genome:
TCACGCGAGGCAGGGCGCTGCTGTGGTCGCCGGAGGGCTATGGCGCGGTCGAGCGTCACCCCGTTGAAGCGACACTGCTGACGCCGCCATCGACGCTGCGCACGATGAACGCGGGCTACCAGCCCGTGCTGCATCCGACCGCACGCGGCTAGCGCAGCGGCTTGCCCTCTTCATCCACCGTCGTGCGCGCATCGCGCAGCGCCCATTCGCGGATCACCTGGCGGCAGCGGGTCAGCTCGGCTTCGCTCGCGGCACTGGCATCCTTCGACGCACGCTCCACCATCGCCTTGCAATTCATGAGCACCGAGCGATCTTCCGCCTGCGCCGGCAGCATGAGCGCTGCCAGCGCGACGGCGGCAAGTGCCGTCCGAACAACCACCATCACCCGAGCTTCTCACGCGCCAGCGCAGCGCCGGCGCCGAGCGCCATCAGCTTGGCTTCGGCGATCTCGCGCCGCATCGGCGCCATGCCGCAATTGGTGGTGGCGATGATGTTGCTCTTGGGCACGAATTTCGACACCGCGTCGATCACCTTGACGACGTCCTCGGCAGTCTCGACCGTATCGCTGGCGACATCGATCACGCCGGCCTGGACGATCTTGGTCTTCAAAAGCGCGAGCAGATCGAGCGGCACCTTGGAATTGCGGCACTCGATCGCGACCTGCTGGATCGGGCTCGCATCGATCGCCGGAAAAATCTGCTCGTACTGCCGCCACTGCGCGCCGAGCGTCTCCTTCCAGTCGGTATTGGCCTTGATGCCGTAGCCGTAGCAGATGTGGACGGCGGTGGCGCAGGTGAGGCCTTGCGCGGCGCGCTCCAGCGCCTTGATGCCCCAGTCGTTGACCTCGTCCATGTAGACGTTGAAGGCGGGCTCGTCGAACTGCACGAGATCGACGCCGTCGGCCTGCAGCGCCTTGGCTTCTTCGTTCAAGAGCTCGGCGAAGGCAAAGGCCATCTTGACGCGGTCGCCATAGTAACTGTCGGAGATGGTGTCGATAATGGTCATCGGGCCGGGCAGGGTGAACTTGAGCTTCTTCTTCGTATGCGTGCGCGCGACGCGGGCCTCGAAGTCGTGGACGCGCCCCTTCAGCCGCAGCGGCGCGACGACCTGCGGCACCATTGCCTTGTAGCGATCTTTCCGGATGCCCATCTCAACCTTGTGGGCGAAATCGATGCCCTCGATCTTCTCGAGGAAACCGTGCACGAAATGCTGCCGGGCCTGCTCGCCCTCGGTGACGATGTCGATGCCGGCGTCCTCCTGGATCTTCAGCCAGATCAGCGTGGCGTCGCGCTTGGCGCGGAGCAGCTCGTCGCCTTGCGACTTCCAGGGCGCCCAGAGCATGTTGGGTTCAGCGAGCCATTCCGGCTTCGGCAAGGAGCCGGCGATCGTCGTTGGAAACAGCATGGGTCCCTCCCGGCGGGTTGTGATTGCGCCTCTGTCTGCCATGTCTTAACGTCGAGGTACAGAACAACAAAAGTCGCCCTCCATTCCATCGGCGACGACAGGGAAGGTGATGATCGACCTCCACTACGCGCCGACGCCGAACGGCTGGAAAATCTCGATCATGCTGGAGGAACTCGGGCTTCCCTATACCGTGAAGCCCGTCAACATCCGCGCCGGCGAGCAGTTCAGTCCCGACTTTCTGGCGATCTCGCCCAACAACCGCATTCCCGCGATTGTCGATCATGATCCCGCCGATGGCGGTGGGCCGTTCTCGGTTTTCGAGACCGGTGCCATCCTGATCTATCTGGCGGAGAAGACCGGCCGCTTTCTCCCCGGTGATCTCCGCGGCCGCTCCGCCACCATCCAATGGGTGATGTGGCAGATGGCGGGGCTCGGGCCGATGCTCGGTCAGCACGGCCATTTTGCGCTCTATGCGGCGGAGAAGATTCCCTATGCGATCGAGCGCTACCGCGACGAGGCTGCGCGGCTCTA
Encoded proteins:
- a CDS encoding glutathione S-transferase N-terminal domain-containing protein, with the protein product MIDLHYAPTPNGWKISIMLEELGLPYTVKPVNIRAGEQFSPDFLAISPNNRIPAIVDHDPADGGGPFSVFETGAILIYLAEKTGRFLPGDLRGRSATIQWVMWQMAGLGPMLGQHGHFALYAAEKIPYAIERYRDEAARLYGVLDRQLATTGAYVAGDYSIADIACFPWTMTHKAQGFTLDDYPNVKRWYAEVRARPQVQAGLAIGKFVKEPFDEESRKIMFGQRAKEVLGKR
- a CDS encoding methionine synthase, whose amino-acid sequence is MLFPTTIAGSLPKPEWLAEPNMLWAPWKSQGDELLRAKRDATLIWLKIQEDAGIDIVTEGEQARQHFVHGFLEKIEGIDFAHKVEMGIRKDRYKAMVPQVVAPLRLKGRVHDFEARVARTHTKKKLKFTLPGPMTIIDTISDSYYGDRVKMAFAFAELLNEEAKALQADGVDLVQFDEPAFNVYMDEVNDWGIKALERAAQGLTCATAVHICYGYGIKANTDWKETLGAQWRQYEQIFPAIDASPIQQVAIECRNSKVPLDLLALLKTKIVQAGVIDVASDTVETAEDVVKVIDAVSKFVPKSNIIATTNCGMAPMRREIAEAKLMALGAGAALAREKLG